The Sphaerochaeta globosa str. Buddy region GATGGGAATTGTTTGGTAATTGCTGCGAATATCTCTTTCGGAGTCGTCCAGGCAGTCTCAAATGCAAGCTCAAGCAGCTCTGCCTCATTCCTGCAGAACCAAAGCTCCTCAGCCTCGGTACAGGTTCCCCAATGCTCGTACAGCCATTCAAGCGCTGGAAGCTTGCAGGGCATCGGTACAAGGCTGTTGAAGAAGTTCTGTTCCTTGTCATCATTCTCACCGGCATACCTGTAGGTCATCATCGATTCCAGCATATCCAACTCATCCTTTTTACCCTTCAGTTTAATAAAAGTCTTGATCCAATTTGGCATAAAAACTCCTTACCAGTAACGACTTTTCAGAGCCTCTTCCTTGTGCGATTGCCAGTGTTCAGACGGCAAATCCTGCGGTTTATACTCGACCAAATACTCACACAAATCACCCTTCGGACCACCATAATCAGGTGTCCCAAAGCCTGTACATTCGGAGCAGTCCATAACCCTGACTGAGTCGCCGTAATACTCCTTCAACTGGCTCTCAAATCTCTCAATTTCTGTGATTTCTTCCATCGAATATCCGCTCAAATCATCGTTGATAAAGAAGCATGCCATCCATTCGTAATGGCTAATTTTCTCTGTATTGTTCGACATATTATTCCTTTCTCAGAATGTTATAAAGGACAATCAGCCTTTGTAGTCGGTGTTCAAAATGTCCCAAACGCCACCGACAGGCATATACTCAATGTGAGTCGTTAGCGTGTCATACATAAGTTCTGTGCCATCTGGGAGCGTTCCGTAGACGAACCTACTCTCTCGCATATCCACATCTGGCATTGCTCCGCTTTCAAGGAACATGCCGCACATTTCAGATACATCCGATCGATGCTCTACGTACAAATCGCCTAGCTTGCCAATGAAGTCGATATACGGCTTGAGATAACCTGCCACAAACTCAAATATGAAGCTTACCCTGTGATTCAATGAGGATTCCTTAACACCTTCCTTTTGCAGCCCTTCTCTCAATTGTTGCTTGATCTTTTTCGCCAAGGTATTAGGCAAGCCATAGGCATTATACGAAATACCTGTCAGCTCTTTCCAAGTCGCATGGAGGGCCTCACAAGTTATGGCAATGTAGTAGATTTCTCCAGACAGATTATTTACGATGGCGAATAATTGCTTGCCATTATCAGAGAAATTGGTGGTCAATTTGATAAGAGACAAATGTTTGTATTCATCCAACAATTCGTAATTGAGTAAAATTGATGATGTCGTTTTCTCTGTATCCATTGTACTTTTCCTTATTCGGTATGTCGTAGATTTTGCTTAGAACTCTTCGTTCTCTAGCATTGAGTGGTATCCGTTTGGAGAGAAGATGAGATGGTCAAGAACCTTGATGCCAAGTATGTCCCCTGCCTGCCTGAGCCTCATGGTTATGTCCTTGTCCTCCATACTTGGCTCAAGATTGCCGCTTGGATGATTGTGTGCAATGACGATAGCCGTTGCATTATCCAAGATGACTGGACGAAACACTTCCCGTGGATGAACCAATGTTCTATTGACCAATCCTTTGGTAATGGCGTGAACATCAACAACCTGATGCGCTCCGTTCAGCGTTATGCTGAAAAAGTGTTCATTGAAGAAGAAATCTTCAAGCGGAATGCACTTGATAAGCCTGCTATAAACCTCCGATGGTGTGCCGATCGACGGTGTCTCGGAGACAGCCATGCTCACCAAGATATCAATAAGCTGTTGTTTCTTCAGGTTCTCATATTTTTTCATTACTTCGCTTCTCATGGTCAATTCTCCTTTTGGAATCTGTCGTTGATACACTCAACAATCTGGTTTTCGTACTTCGTCTCAATGACCTTCCTGATATCTGGATGATTCTTCTTGA contains the following coding sequences:
- a CDS encoding JAB domain-containing protein, giving the protein MRSEVMKKYENLKKQQLIDILVSMAVSETPSIGTPSEVYSRLIKCIPLEDFFFNEHFFSITLNGAHQVVDVHAITKGLVNRTLVHPREVFRPVILDNATAIVIAHNHPSGNLEPSMEDKDITMRLRQAGDILGIKVLDHLIFSPNGYHSMLENEEF